The following coding sequences are from one Chrysiogenes arsenatis DSM 11915 window:
- a CDS encoding transposase → MEGNRRVSLRLQGYDYNQTGAYFVTICVQERACLFGKIAEGTMHLSEAGCMTERWFYEMEKKFPDLMAEQFVCMPNHIHFIVVNQRVPLKGEKPLSLSTVVQWYKTMTTNEYIRQVKYGGWEPFRRKLWQRNYWERIIRDEAEYVKIGEYIENNPARWKEDTLFVCE, encoded by the coding sequence ATGGAGGGCAATCGGCGTGTTTCTCTCCGTTTGCAAGGATACGATTACAATCAGACGGGAGCTTATTTCGTAACCATTTGCGTCCAAGAACGAGCGTGTCTGTTCGGCAAAATTGCAGAGGGCACCATGCACCTGAGCGAGGCTGGATGTATGACAGAACGATGGTTTTATGAAATGGAGAAGAAGTTTCCTGACCTTATGGCAGAACAATTTGTCTGTATGCCCAATCATATCCATTTTATAGTCGTAAATCAGCGGGTTCCGTTAAAAGGCGAGAAACCGTTGAGCCTATCGACGGTTGTCCAATGGTATAAGACCATGACCACCAATGAATACATACGCCAAGTAAAATATGGCGGATGGGAACCGTTTCGTCGTAAATTATGGCAACGAAATTATTGGGAACGGATTATCCGCGACGAAGCCGAATACGTGAAAATCGGTGAATATATCGAAAATAATCCTGCGCGATGGAAAGAAGATACATTGTTCGTGTGCGAATAA